From the Candidatus Pantoea soli genome, one window contains:
- the nfsB gene encoding oxygen-insensitive NAD(P)H nitroreductase, giving the protein MTLNDAVARRHTVKAFASGQSLPQAEIDTLLNLLRNSPSSVNSQPWHFVVASTPEGRERIAESTDGEFIYNRAKVVNASHVIALCMRSDIDEAHLNNLLAQEEQDGRFTRPEARAGQDKSRRGYVDMHRYELRDLPQWMEKQVYLALGGLLLGAAMLGIDATPMEGFSPRALDKALGLREQGLTGVVLVSLGYRSEEDFNAALPKSRLPQDAIFTFI; this is encoded by the coding sequence ATGACATTAAATGATGCTGTTGCCCGCCGTCATACGGTAAAAGCCTTCGCCAGCGGCCAGAGCCTGCCGCAGGCGGAGATCGATACGCTGCTGAATCTGCTGCGCAATTCACCCTCTTCGGTGAATTCCCAGCCGTGGCATTTTGTGGTGGCGTCTACGCCGGAAGGGCGTGAGCGGATCGCAGAATCCACCGACGGCGAGTTTATCTACAACCGTGCCAAAGTGGTGAATGCTTCCCACGTAATTGCGCTGTGCATGCGCAGCGATATCGATGAAGCACACCTGAATAACCTGCTGGCGCAGGAAGAGCAGGACGGGCGCTTCACCCGGCCGGAAGCCCGCGCAGGACAGGATAAGAGCCGTCGCGGTTACGTGGATATGCACCGCTATGAACTGCGCGACCTGCCGCAGTGGATGGAAAAACAGGTTTATCTGGCGCTGGGCGGTCTGCTGCTGGGCGCTGCCATGCTGGGGATTGATGCCACGCCGATGGAGGGGTTCAGCCCGCGTGCGCTGGATAAGGCGCTCGGTCTGCGTGAGCAGGGCCTGACCGGTGTGGTGCTGGTCTCGCTGGGTTACCGCAGCGAGGAAGATTTCAACGCTGCTCTGCCAAAATCCCGCCTGCCGCAGGATGCGATTTTCACCTTTATCTGA
- a CDS encoding zinc-binding alcohol dehydrogenase family protein, translating into MKAIVYSQNGLPITDEKALYELEVDKPQPGARDLLVKIHAIAVNPVDTKVRAGSPADKPRILGWDAVGVVEAVGSEVTLFQPGDEVFYAGDITRPGSYAEYGLVDERIAGHKPRSLNDADAAALPLTSLTAWELLFDRLEVTAEEDAALLIVGAGGGVGSMLTQLARKLTKLTIIGTASRPETADWVRSLGAHHVIDHQRPLGEQLAALGHKEVRYVASLTHTDSYYPQLIEALAPQGKLALIDDPESLDAVPLKRKAISLHWELMFTRSLFHTADMQRQHQILQQISQLIDDKTLQTTAGEHHGTINAANLRKAHALIESGRARGKIVLSGF; encoded by the coding sequence ATGAAGGCGATTGTATACAGCCAGAACGGTTTACCGATTACAGATGAAAAAGCGCTGTACGAGCTTGAAGTCGACAAGCCACAGCCCGGCGCGCGCGATCTGCTGGTGAAAATCCACGCTATCGCCGTGAATCCGGTGGATACCAAAGTGCGCGCCGGTTCTCCGGCGGATAAACCGCGTATTCTCGGCTGGGACGCAGTGGGTGTGGTCGAGGCGGTGGGCAGTGAGGTTACGCTGTTCCAGCCGGGCGATGAGGTGTTCTATGCCGGTGACATCACCCGTCCGGGCAGCTACGCCGAATATGGCCTGGTGGATGAGCGCATCGCCGGTCATAAGCCGCGGTCACTCAACGACGCCGATGCCGCTGCGCTGCCGCTGACATCGCTGACCGCATGGGAGCTGTTGTTTGATCGGCTGGAAGTGACCGCGGAAGAGGATGCTGCGCTGCTGATTGTGGGGGCTGGCGGTGGAGTGGGGTCCATGCTGACTCAGCTGGCGCGCAAGCTCACGAAGCTGACGATCATTGGCACCGCGTCGCGCCCGGAAACCGCCGACTGGGTGCGTTCGCTTGGCGCGCATCATGTCATCGATCACCAGCGTCCGCTGGGCGAGCAGCTGGCGGCGCTGGGGCATAAAGAGGTGCGCTATGTGGCCTCACTTACCCATACCGATAGCTATTATCCGCAGCTGATTGAAGCGCTGGCCCCGCAGGGCAAGCTGGCGCTGATCGACGATCCGGAGTCACTGGATGCGGTACCGCTGAAGCGGAAAGCCATTTCCCTGCACTGGGAGCTGATGTTCACCCGTTCGCTGTTTCATACCGCGGATATGCAGCGACAGCACCAGATTCTGCAGCAGATCAGCCAGCTGATTGATGATAAAACGCTGCAGACCACCGCCGGGGAGCATCACGGTACCATCAATGCGGCCAATCTGCGCAAAGCGCACGCGCTGATCGAAAGCGGACGCGCGCGCGGTAAAATTGTGCTGAGCGGTTTCTGA
- a CDS encoding AAA family ATPase yields MINRISIRNYRSIRDLTLELDEINLVFGPNGCGKSNIYKALHLLSASAMGQAAAAISDEGGLENVMWSGTLSSRTPHRITIACDTPEFEYEMQLGFPDRLPYPTQFQLDSVFKEENIWLSGFSRRNSARILQRKNQAAFLLDVNGEKQTFTDAIYENESIFGQLAEPHRYPEVSQVRERMRSWRFYHDFDLSRTSVLRRPAIGYRSPVLAGDGRNLAAAFQTIVEIGAGEVLTAILAEAFPDCRFWCENQQSHFALRMQRAGLKRALHASEMSEGTLRFLCLTVALLSPRPPRFIALNEPENSLHPEMLPALASLIVEAARYSQIWLTSHSPRLAELIGSARPFRLYQLQNQQGETVLA; encoded by the coding sequence GTGATTAACCGTATCAGTATTCGTAACTACCGCTCAATTCGTGATTTGACGCTGGAACTGGATGAGATCAACCTTGTCTTCGGGCCCAACGGCTGCGGCAAATCCAATATCTACAAGGCACTACATTTGCTTTCGGCCTCAGCAATGGGTCAGGCTGCGGCCGCGATCAGTGACGAAGGCGGGCTGGAAAACGTGATGTGGTCAGGCACACTCAGCAGCCGGACACCACACCGTATCACCATCGCCTGCGACACGCCGGAATTTGAGTATGAGATGCAGCTCGGCTTTCCGGATCGCCTGCCTTATCCCACTCAGTTCCAGCTCGACAGCGTGTTCAAAGAGGAGAACATCTGGCTGAGCGGCTTCTCCCGGCGCAACAGCGCGCGCATTTTACAGCGCAAAAACCAGGCGGCATTCCTGCTGGACGTCAACGGTGAAAAGCAGACCTTCACCGACGCCATCTATGAGAACGAATCCATTTTCGGCCAGCTGGCAGAGCCGCACCGCTATCCGGAAGTCTCACAGGTGCGTGAACGGATGCGCAGCTGGCGCTTTTATCATGATTTCGATCTGTCACGCACCTCCGTACTGCGCCGGCCCGCGATTGGCTACCGTTCACCGGTGCTGGCAGGCGACGGCCGCAATCTGGCGGCAGCGTTTCAGACCATTGTAGAGATTGGCGCGGGCGAAGTGCTGACAGCGATTCTGGCCGAAGCGTTTCCGGATTGCCGCTTCTGGTGTGAAAATCAGCAGTCGCATTTTGCACTCAGAATGCAGCGCGCCGGACTGAAGCGAGCGCTGCATGCCAGTGAAATGTCGGAGGGGACGCTGCGTTTCCTGTGCCTGACGGTTGCCCTGCTCAGCCCGCGCCCGCCGCGTTTTATTGCGCTGAACGAACCGGAAAACAGCCTGCACCCGGAAATGCTGCCGGCACTGGCCTCGCTGATTGTGGAGGCCGCGCGCTACAGTCAGATCTGGCTTACCAGCCACTCACCGCGACTGGCGGAGCTGATTGGGTCCGCGCGGCCTTTTCGCTTATACCAGCTGCAAAATCAGCAGGGCGAAACGGTGCTGGCCTGA
- a CDS encoding ABC transporter substrate-binding protein, translating into MFRRVLTVFLLFTSLAAHAEQHVRLLLDWFVNPNHAAIFAAQYSGAFKKEGLEVEMIAPADSAAVPLLLAAGKADLAIGYQPQLYTLVEKDVPVIRIGTLINQPLNTLTTLSPSVHTLKDFAGKSIGYAIPGFEDVAIRNMLASQGVDVSTVKLISLNMDAESALLTHKIDGAMTVYRNYELLDLKNKGVTPQVFRPEAFGVPAYDELIILANQKTAAQDTRVAAFLRGLDAGVAWLRAHPEAAWQAFIQRYPELNTPLNHQAWQATLPFFAAHSAALDRKRYQAFGDYMKANGLVKTVAPLDRYSL; encoded by the coding sequence ATGTTTCGCAGAGTATTGACCGTTTTTCTGTTATTCACCAGCCTTGCCGCACACGCCGAGCAGCATGTTCGTCTGCTGCTCGACTGGTTTGTTAATCCTAACCATGCGGCGATTTTCGCCGCGCAGTACAGTGGCGCCTTCAAAAAAGAGGGGCTGGAGGTGGAGATGATCGCGCCCGCTGATTCCGCCGCCGTGCCGCTGTTGCTGGCAGCCGGCAAAGCGGATCTGGCCATTGGCTACCAGCCACAGCTTTACACGCTGGTGGAGAAAGACGTGCCGGTTATTCGCATTGGCACGCTGATCAATCAGCCGCTCAACACCCTGACCACGCTTTCACCGTCCGTGCACACGCTGAAGGATTTTGCCGGTAAATCGATCGGCTATGCGATCCCCGGCTTTGAAGATGTGGCGATACGCAACATGCTGGCGTCTCAGGGGGTGGATGTCAGCACGGTTAAGCTCATCAGCCTGAACATGGATGCGGAATCGGCGCTGCTGACGCACAAAATTGACGGCGCCATGACGGTGTACCGCAACTATGAGTTGCTGGATCTGAAAAACAAAGGCGTTACGCCGCAGGTGTTCCGGCCGGAAGCGTTCGGCGTGCCGGCGTATGATGAGCTGATTATCCTCGCTAACCAGAAAACCGCCGCGCAGGACACGCGCGTGGCGGCATTTCTGCGCGGACTGGATGCCGGCGTAGCCTGGCTGCGTGCGCACCCGGAAGCGGCATGGCAGGCGTTTATCCAGCGCTATCCGGAACTCAATACGCCGCTGAATCACCAGGCGTGGCAGGCAACGTTACCTTTTTTTGCCGCGCACAGTGCCGCCCTGGACCGAAAGCGCTATCAGGCCTTTGGTGACTATATGAAAGCGAACGGACTGGTTAAAACGGTGGCGCCGCTGGATCGCTATTCGCTGTAG
- a CDS encoding ABC transporter permease, whose amino-acid sequence MNKLFSAIYLIAVLLCAWLLVRRQGVPDFLLPAPQAVLQALWQQRQLLAHHALYTLAEMALALLLGTGSGVALAVLMAASPTLRRLLFPLVTASQAIPVFALAPLLVLWLGFGIASKVVVAALILFFPLCLSLFDGLCRTPAGWLELAQTLYPSRWRLFWQVRWPAALPQFFSGLQMAVVLAPIGVVIGEWVGASEGLGYLMMQSSARLETATSFAALLLLLLLALALSASVAHLRKKYLWHSH is encoded by the coding sequence ATGAACAAACTGTTTAGCGCGATCTATCTGATCGCCGTATTGCTGTGCGCGTGGCTGCTGGTTCGGCGCCAGGGCGTACCCGATTTTCTGCTGCCGGCGCCGCAGGCCGTGCTGCAGGCGCTGTGGCAACAGCGGCAGCTGCTGGCGCATCACGCCCTGTATACCCTGGCGGAAATGGCGCTGGCGCTACTGCTCGGCACCGGAAGCGGCGTTGCGCTGGCAGTACTGATGGCCGCCAGCCCGACGCTGCGTCGCCTGCTGTTTCCGCTGGTCACGGCCAGCCAGGCGATTCCGGTGTTTGCGCTGGCCCCCCTGCTGGTGCTGTGGCTGGGGTTTGGCATCGCCTCCAAAGTGGTGGTGGCGGCGCTGATCCTGTTTTTCCCGCTGTGTCTGTCGCTGTTCGATGGCCTGTGCCGCACGCCTGCGGGCTGGCTGGAGCTGGCGCAGACGCTCTATCCCTCACGCTGGCGGCTGTTCTGGCAGGTGCGCTGGCCGGCTGCGCTGCCGCAGTTTTTTTCCGGTTTACAGATGGCGGTGGTACTGGCGCCGATAGGGGTGGTGATTGGCGAGTGGGTTGGGGCAAGCGAAGGGCTGGGTTATCTGATGATGCAGTCCAGCGCGCGGCTGGAAACCGCCACCAGCTTTGCGGCGCTGCTGCTGTTGCTGCTGCTGGCGCTGGCGTTGTCGGCCAGCGTAGCGCATTTACGTAAAAAATATCTCTGGCATTCACATTAA
- a CDS encoding ABC transporter ATP-binding protein encodes MSTDIDFTEVSFGWGDELLCQRFNLHLRGGRITVLLGRSGIGKSTLLRLVAGLITPQQGQLTDVRSSVAWMGQQDLLYPWLSVLENVMLADRLQGTRPDRKRALALLEQVQLAAVAKAAPHALSGGMRQHVALARTLYAQRAVVLMDEPFATLDVMTKLSLQTLTTRLLRGKTVLLVTHDPLEACRMADDILLLQGTPLQAERWPVPHGSTPRAIDDMALLQAQRDLFSRLNTDEQTV; translated from the coding sequence ATGAGTACCGATATCGATTTCACTGAGGTCAGCTTTGGCTGGGGCGATGAACTGCTGTGTCAGCGCTTTAACCTGCACCTGCGCGGCGGCCGGATCACGGTGCTGCTCGGGCGCAGCGGGATCGGTAAAAGCACACTGCTGCGGCTGGTGGCCGGGCTCATCACGCCGCAGCAGGGCCAGCTGACCGATGTACGCAGCAGCGTGGCGTGGATGGGACAGCAGGATCTGCTCTATCCGTGGCTGAGCGTGCTGGAGAACGTCATGCTGGCGGACCGGCTGCAGGGAACCCGTCCCGACCGGAAGCGGGCGCTGGCGCTGCTGGAGCAGGTTCAGCTGGCAGCGGTGGCCAAGGCCGCCCCGCACGCGCTCTCTGGCGGGATGCGGCAGCATGTGGCGCTGGCTCGTACGCTCTATGCGCAGCGCGCGGTAGTGCTGATGGATGAACCGTTCGCCACCCTTGATGTGATGACCAAGCTCAGCCTGCAAACCCTGACGACCCGACTGCTGCGCGGTAAAACCGTGCTGCTGGTGACGCACGATCCGCTGGAAGCCTGCCGCATGGCGGATGACATTCTGCTGCTGCAGGGGACACCGCTGCAGGCGGAACGCTGGCCGGTACCGCACGGCAGCACACCGCGTGCCATTGACGATATGGCGCTGCTGCAGGCGCAGCGCGATCTTTTCTCCCGACTAAATACTGATGAACAAACTGTTTAG
- a CDS encoding HesA/MoeB/ThiF family protein: protein MERYQRQMMLPEMGEAGQRQLAQACVLVVGAGGLSATLLPQLVGAGVGRLRLYDDDCVALHNLHRQTLFTQQDVGQPKVLSARQALLQRNPDVQIDIVQRALTASAIPQAVVGCDLVIDAADNFAVTYQLSDHCLAAGVPLISASVLGRQGYVGGFCGGAPGYRAVFPQLPAAAANCNTAGVTGPAVAVLGALQAQMALSVLLGWQPSPLGCLVNCDFVHWHFRQFRFDGAADPTEAAVPFIDAQMLREDDCIVELRSTAEAPESVAPQVERVLPDQLAHWQPPADRRIVLVCASGIRAAQAATALAQRGCDRLAILAARRP, encoded by the coding sequence ATGGAGCGCTATCAGCGGCAGATGATGCTGCCGGAAATGGGCGAGGCGGGGCAGCGCCAACTGGCGCAGGCCTGCGTGCTGGTGGTCGGTGCCGGCGGGCTGAGCGCCACGCTGTTACCGCAGCTGGTGGGGGCGGGCGTCGGCCGGCTGCGGCTGTATGACGACGATTGCGTGGCGCTGCACAATCTGCACCGGCAGACGCTGTTTACGCAGCAGGATGTCGGGCAGCCGAAAGTGCTGAGTGCGCGCCAGGCGCTACTGCAGCGCAATCCCGACGTTCAGATCGATATCGTCCAGCGCGCGCTGACCGCCAGTGCTATACCGCAGGCGGTGGTCGGCTGTGACCTGGTGATTGATGCCGCGGATAATTTCGCGGTGACTTATCAGCTCTCTGATCACTGTTTAGCGGCGGGCGTGCCGCTAATCAGCGCGTCGGTGCTGGGCCGGCAGGGCTATGTCGGCGGCTTCTGTGGCGGGGCACCCGGCTACCGCGCCGTGTTTCCGCAGCTGCCGGCTGCCGCCGCCAATTGCAATACCGCGGGGGTAACCGGACCGGCGGTGGCCGTGCTGGGCGCATTACAGGCGCAGATGGCGCTCAGTGTATTGCTGGGGTGGCAACCCTCACCGCTGGGCTGCCTGGTAAACTGCGATTTTGTGCACTGGCATTTCCGGCAGTTTCGTTTTGACGGCGCAGCAGATCCGACCGAAGCGGCGGTGCCGTTTATCGACGCGCAGATGCTGCGGGAAGATGACTGTATCGTAGAGCTGCGCAGCACAGCGGAAGCGCCGGAGAGCGTGGCCCCGCAGGTGGAACGCGTGCTGCCGGATCAGCTGGCGCACTGGCAACCCCCCGCGGATCGCCGCATTGTGCTGGTGTGTGCCAGCGGCATTCGCGCCGCGCAGGCCGCCACGGCGCTGGCGCAGCGCGGCTGTGACAGGCTGGCGATTCTGGCCGCGCGTCGGCCATGA
- a CDS encoding thiazole synthase produces MFYDFAGTSRFLLGTAGYPSPAVLQQAIAASGTGIITVSLRREGAAGAAFRELLTGLKLRILPNTAGCHTVKEAVTTAHMARELFDTRWIKLEVIGHADTLQPDPFALVEAARILCEDGFQVFPYTTEDLIVGEKLLEAGCELLMPWGAPIGSGQGLRNLDGLRAMRAWFRDTPLIIDAGIGAPSQAAQAMELGFDGILLNTAVAKAGDPPGMANAFRLAIEAGQAACAAGLMEKRDMAVASTPIFGMASFS; encoded by the coding sequence ATGTTTTACGATTTTGCCGGCACTTCCCGCTTCCTGCTGGGCACCGCAGGTTACCCGTCACCTGCGGTGCTGCAGCAGGCCATTGCGGCTTCCGGCACCGGGATCATCACCGTCAGCCTGCGCCGCGAAGGCGCCGCCGGGGCGGCGTTTCGCGAGCTGCTGACCGGCCTGAAGCTGCGTATTCTGCCTAACACCGCGGGTTGCCATACTGTTAAAGAGGCGGTCACCACTGCGCATATGGCGCGTGAGCTGTTTGATACGCGCTGGATCAAACTGGAGGTGATTGGTCATGCCGACACCCTGCAGCCGGACCCGTTTGCGCTGGTGGAAGCGGCCCGCATCCTGTGTGAGGACGGGTTTCAGGTATTTCCTTACACCACGGAAGATCTCATTGTCGGTGAAAAGCTGCTGGAAGCGGGCTGCGAACTGCTGATGCCGTGGGGCGCGCCAATTGGGTCCGGTCAGGGGCTGCGCAACCTGGATGGTCTCAGGGCGATGCGCGCCTGGTTCCGCGACACGCCGCTGATCATTGATGCCGGTATTGGTGCGCCGTCGCAGGCTGCTCAGGCGATGGAATTGGGCTTCGACGGCATTCTGCTGAACACCGCCGTGGCCAAAGCCGGCGATCCACCCGGGATGGCCAACGCGTTCCGCCTTGCGATCGAAGCCGGGCAGGCCGCCTGTGCCGCCGGACTGATGGAGAAGCGCGACATGGCGGTCGCTTCGACGCCGATTTTTGGCATGGCCAGTTTCAGCTAA
- the thiS gene encoding sulfur carrier protein ThiS, whose translation MNIQLNGREITTTARTLRELLAEQQIDAGCVASAVNGQFVPRNQYDSLQLEEGCQLEVLSPMQGG comes from the coding sequence ATGAATATTCAGCTTAACGGCCGTGAAATAACAACAACGGCGCGCACGCTGCGGGAGCTGCTGGCCGAACAGCAGATTGATGCAGGCTGTGTCGCCAGCGCGGTCAACGGCCAGTTTGTGCCCAGAAATCAGTATGACAGCCTGCAGCTGGAAGAGGGCTGTCAGCTGGAAGTGCTGTCACCAATGCAGGGAGGATAA
- a CDS encoding FAD-dependent oxidoreductase, whose translation MSRWSVLGCGVAGLCVATLLAEQGETVEVFGDASRRPASWFAGGMLAPWCEAESAPADVIRLGQHAAGWWQQRVSGVAHRGTLVVAPARDSNELTRFARMTEQHQWVNPAELEPALDGRFARGLFFAREAHLDPRIALTELRERLLQRGVCFDATAPSGRIIDCRGIHAQPALPRLRAVRGEMLILHSDELHFSRPIRLLHPRFPCYLVPRQGGHLMLGATMVESQDASPISARAMMELLSAAWALHPALAEARIIESASGLRPAYPDNLPEIHFHNETFYLNGLYRHGFLLAPMLAEQLMQRLSGEVINEYSA comes from the coding sequence GTGAGCCGCTGGAGCGTACTGGGCTGCGGCGTGGCCGGTCTTTGTGTGGCAACCCTGCTGGCTGAACAAGGCGAAACCGTTGAGGTTTTCGGCGATGCATCCCGCCGTCCCGCCTCCTGGTTTGCCGGCGGGATGTTAGCCCCCTGGTGTGAAGCGGAAAGCGCCCCTGCGGATGTCATTCGCCTGGGACAACACGCCGCCGGGTGGTGGCAGCAGCGGGTCAGCGGCGTGGCGCACCGCGGTACGCTGGTGGTTGCGCCAGCGCGGGACAGCAACGAGCTGACGCGGTTTGCCCGCATGACAGAGCAGCACCAGTGGGTGAATCCTGCAGAGCTGGAGCCGGCGCTGGACGGGCGCTTTGCCCGCGGGCTGTTTTTTGCCCGTGAGGCGCACCTCGATCCGCGCATAGCGCTGACGGAACTGCGCGAACGCCTGCTGCAGCGTGGCGTATGCTTTGACGCCACTGCACCCTCCGGACGCATCATTGACTGCCGGGGTATTCACGCGCAGCCCGCACTGCCGCGTCTGCGAGCTGTGCGCGGTGAGATGCTGATCCTGCACAGCGATGAGCTGCACTTTTCCCGCCCGATCCGTTTACTGCATCCCCGCTTTCCCTGCTACCTGGTGCCGCGCCAGGGCGGGCATCTGATGCTGGGTGCCACCATGGTAGAGAGCCAGGATGCCAGCCCGATCAGCGCCCGCGCCATGATGGAGCTGCTGAGTGCCGCCTGGGCGCTGCACCCGGCGCTGGCCGAGGCGCGAATTATCGAAAGCGCCAGCGGACTGCGTCCGGCCTATCCGGATAACCTGCCGGAAATCCATTTTCACAATGAAACGTTTTACCTTAACGGCCTGTATCGGCACGGCTTTTTACTGGCACCGATGCTGGCAGAACAGCTGATGCAGCGCCTTTCCGGAGAAGTGATAAATGAATATTCAGCTTAA
- a CDS encoding 6,7-dimethyl-8-ribityllumazine synthase, with product MHTFRIAFIKAGWHNEIVNNALVGFRQALAEQQVEHQLKTFDVPGAFEMPLLAKRLAETGNYDAIVCAALVVDGGIYRHDFVAQAVVDGLMNVQLTTNVPVFSVSLTPHNFQPAEVIENFYRDHFIKKGQEAARAALAIHQLVVE from the coding sequence ATGCATACCTTCAGAATCGCCTTTATTAAAGCGGGATGGCACAACGAGATAGTGAATAATGCGCTGGTGGGATTCCGCCAGGCCCTGGCAGAACAGCAGGTTGAACATCAGCTGAAAACCTTTGATGTTCCCGGCGCCTTTGAAATGCCACTGCTGGCAAAACGTCTGGCTGAAACCGGCAACTATGATGCGATTGTTTGCGCGGCGCTGGTGGTGGACGGCGGCATTTATCGCCATGATTTTGTCGCGCAGGCGGTTGTGGATGGCCTGATGAACGTGCAGCTGACCACCAATGTACCGGTGTTTTCGGTGTCGCTAACGCCGCACAATTTCCAGCCGGCAGAGGTAATTGAAAACTTCTATCGCGACCATTTCATTAAAAAAGGTCAGGAAGCCGCTCGCGCCGCGCTGGCTATTCATCAGCTTGTGGTGGAGTAA
- a CDS encoding glycine zipper 2TM domain-containing protein, producing the protein MLLKRSLSIAVVLLVTLSVTACGMSHRGRNTAIGAGVGAVGGAVLTGGSTFGTLGGAAIGGLIGHEVSR; encoded by the coding sequence ATGCTTTTAAAACGCAGCCTGAGTATTGCCGTGGTATTACTGGTGACCTTATCTGTAACCGCGTGTGGCATGTCACACCGTGGCCGAAACACCGCGATTGGCGCGGGTGTGGGTGCCGTGGGTGGCGCTGTTCTGACTGGCGGCAGCACCTTTGGTACGCTGGGCGGTGCAGCCATTGGCGGCCTGATCGGTCATGAAGTAAGCCGCTAA
- a CDS encoding DUF2256 domain-containing protein, whose translation MKTFKGNKQSLPVRYCKQCHKPMTWRKKWEKCWEQVQYCSERCRREAKRRTVDNE comes from the coding sequence ATGAAGACGTTTAAAGGCAACAAGCAATCGCTGCCAGTGCGCTACTGCAAACAGTGTCACAAACCCATGACCTGGCGGAAAAAGTGGGAGAAGTGCTGGGAGCAGGTGCAGTATTGCTCGGAACGTTGTCGCCGTGAGGCAAAGCGCCGCACGGTCGACAACGAATAA
- a CDS encoding sugar porter family MFS transporter, which yields MQNASSPPPEESGALTFTVRQRLFFVVLVATMGALAYGYDTGIISGALPYMTLPASQGGLNLTPFTEGLVTSALTFGSAVGAFLSGYVSDRFGRRITLRSLALLFVAGALGTTLAPDVEIMVAMRFILGIAVGGGSSTVPVFIAEIAGPKRRAPLVSRNELMIVSGQLLAYVVSACMSLLLHDPHMWRYMLALAMVPGVLLFAGTFFVPASPHWMVAEGRFNEALRILRKLRENPREIRKEMAEMRQHAREAHQGPAARELLKERWIVRLLLMGCGMGIVLQFTGVNAFMYYTPIILKSTGMGTSASIAATIGNGVVSVLATFAGIKAISHFGRRPMLMTGLTIVIAMQLALGAVLVFMPHSMTQSLLALGCILVFLFFMQMCISPVYWLLMSELFPMKVRGVLTGSAVAFQWICNAAVAFAFPPLLSLVGNNAFFIFAGINVASLIFVMLVLPETRGKSLEQIETHMRERFGDAAADASSAA from the coding sequence ATGCAAAACGCTTCATCACCCCCACCGGAGGAGAGCGGCGCGCTCACCTTCACCGTCCGGCAACGTCTTTTTTTCGTGGTGCTGGTCGCCACCATGGGCGCGCTGGCCTACGGCTACGACACCGGCATTATCTCCGGTGCGTTACCCTATATGACGCTGCCGGCCTCGCAGGGCGGCCTGAATCTTACGCCGTTTACGGAAGGACTGGTCACCTCAGCGCTGACGTTCGGTTCTGCGGTGGGCGCCTTTCTGAGCGGATACGTATCAGACCGGTTTGGTCGCCGCATTACGTTACGCAGCCTGGCGCTGCTGTTTGTTGCCGGCGCGCTGGGGACGACCCTTGCCCCGGACGTCGAAATCATGGTGGCAATGCGCTTTATTCTCGGCATCGCCGTTGGCGGCGGCTCCTCCACGGTGCCGGTCTTTATTGCGGAAATCGCCGGGCCGAAACGGCGCGCGCCGCTGGTCAGCCGCAATGAGCTGATGATTGTCTCAGGGCAGCTGCTGGCCTATGTGGTGAGCGCCTGTATGAGCCTGCTGCTGCACGATCCGCACATGTGGCGTTACATGCTGGCGCTGGCGATGGTACCGGGCGTGCTGCTGTTTGCCGGCACTTTCTTTGTTCCCGCTTCACCGCACTGGATGGTGGCCGAAGGACGCTTTAACGAGGCGCTGCGTATTCTGCGCAAATTGCGTGAGAACCCGCGGGAAATCAGGAAAGAGATGGCAGAAATGCGCCAGCATGCCCGTGAAGCGCATCAGGGGCCGGCGGCACGCGAGCTACTGAAAGAGCGCTGGATTGTACGGCTGCTGCTGATGGGCTGCGGCATGGGCATTGTGCTGCAGTTCACCGGGGTAAACGCCTTTATGTACTACACGCCAATCATCCTGAAAAGCACCGGCATGGGTACCAGCGCTTCGATTGCGGCCACCATCGGTAACGGTGTGGTCTCGGTGCTGGCAACCTTTGCCGGTATCAAAGCCATCAGCCATTTCGGCCGTCGTCCGATGCTGATGACCGGCCTGACGATTGTGATCGCCATGCAGCTGGCGCTGGGGGCGGTACTGGTGTTTATGCCGCACAGCATGACGCAAAGCCTGCTGGCGCTTGGCTGCATCCTGGTGTTTTTATTCTTTATGCAGATGTGTATTTCGCCGGTTTACTGGCTGCTGATGTCAGAACTGTTCCCGATGAAAGTGCGCGGGGTACTGACTGGCTCAGCGGTGGCGTTTCAGTGGATCTGTAATGCTGCGGTGGCCTTTGCCTTCCCGCCGCTGCTGTCGCTGGTGGGCAATAACGCCTTCTTCATTTTTGCCGGGATTAACGTGGCATCGCTGATTTTTGTCATGCTGGTGCTGCCGGAAACGCGCGGCAAATCACTGGAGCAAATTGAAACGCACATGCGTGAACGCTTCGGTGACGCGGCGGCAGACGCGTCTTCTGCGGCATAA